The Pyrus communis chromosome 14, drPyrComm1.1, whole genome shotgun sequence sequence CATACAGATTGGGagtaacaggaaaaaaaaaaaaaaccccaaaagatCCAACTTTCACGAGTGTAAGCTTTTGGGTTGTGTGTTCATCGACAGTCGTGTCTTTCGATTGCTTGGGAGATCAAGGGATTGAATATGATACTGAGTGGACTTTGTAACTTGCTATTTAATATGACTAAGCTTTTGAATCAGTAATCTACAGGTCTTATTGTTCTTGTGGCATTGTTTTTATGGGAAaacaagaaggaggaggaaCAACTTTCACAAATATCTCGCGATGAAAATCTATCGAGATTGCCATTGCGCCTCTCCACCAACCGGGTTGTTGAGCTTGTGCAGTTGCGTGACACTGTTAGGCCCGTGAGTAccaatgttttttctttcttcattatCTCTATGTAGGTTATACGTTGGTGCAGTTCTTTTAATTCTCTACAtctatttttgttttcgttATCTGGATAAATGCCAATGATCTGATGAAGTCTAGAATTTAGGTTATTTTAGCAGGGAAGAAGGAGACTGTTGCCTTAAGTATCCAGCAGGCAGCAAGATTTCGAACCGAGCTCCTAAGAAGAGGTGTTCTTTTAGTTCCTGTCATCTGGGATGAAGTTAAGGTACCTCAAATAGAGAAGAAAGGCTTCGGTACACCTTCAAAGGCAGCTGCTGCTCTTCCTTCTATTGGAGTAAGATGCAAAGACTTTCAACTATAGTTCTCAATGCATGTTCTGAGATAGACTTTGATAAGTTATTTCGTTCGTCCTACTATATCTGTTGGCTCCAATGGTAGGAAGATTTCGAGAAACGAACTCAGTCTATAACTGCAAAGTCAAAGTTAAAAGCTGAAATCCGATTCAAGGCTGAGGCTGTATCCCCTGCAGAATGGGAAAGGTTACATGCTACTCTTTATTGTCTACACACTTGTTTCGCCATCAATTTATTACTCTAAATAACAAAATGCTTTGTGTTTATGTGCATTATTTGGTTTGTATGGTTTATGTGCATTATTGTGTTGATATGCTTGATTAGGTGGATAAAGGATCAGCAAAAGTCCGAAGGAGTTACTCCTGGTGAGGATGTCTACATTATACTGCGCCTGGATGGTCGGGTTCGAAGATCAGGGAAAGTAAGTGCATACTGCATTTATGGGTACTTAAGTTCTGGATTTAAGTTTCTGAAATAGCAGATTTAATCTCCTGCATTTCATTTCAAATATACGCGTTTCTTTTGCTCCATTTATTTCCATACACCCTACAAACGTTTAAACTGGTTCGACCCAAGGAAAACTTAATTCTGCGTGTCATCCTCTCCTTTTCGTTTCCCTTTGTATTGTTTTGGAGTTGAATACATCTGTAATATACTCCGATATCTTTGCAGGGCATGCCGGACTGGCAAGAAATTGTGCAGGAGCTGCCACCGATAGAAGCATTACTAAGTAAACTCGAAAGATAGGAGAGTTTTTACGGATGCCTCTGTTAGTCAATCATGTGGCTCTTACACTTCCCATCCCCCATAATATTTcctttaactccatccctttcgGGTCATTTTGTATTACTAATACGTCTGCAGACGCACAATTCATGTACATTCCACTGATGTATTGTAAATTTTACCACAAACGGTGAATTTTAGACAGGTGGAAATATATTTCGATTTTTGTTTATATACAACGCAGTTTCTTTGTTGGATCATCCTTTCTAGAAGGCCGTTACACAACTCTGTGGGGGCTTGTAGCTTAAGTGGTCGAGCGTTTCACTCTCATACACTCTCGTTCTCGTCCCTAACCACCGTTATACCTAACTGACCGAGTATAATATAAAACAGCTTGTTTAGCTGTTGTTTTCAAAAAGATTAGTCTGAATCTCTTGACGTAGGAAGAAGTTTAATCAAAGTCCGCTTAAGTGGCTCGAAGTTGTTGTAGTGCCTGCTGGCGCAAATTCAAAAACAATATCAATTTCAATGATTAGTTACATACCGATTTGTGGTTTGAATATAATAAAATCATTTTACATATTTCAACAAGCAGCTTGCTTCGGTTTTGATGCGGCTCGTTCGAAATTGCCTTAAGAACCGCTAAATGAGTGTGCTTCGGTTTTGATGTGGCTCGTTTGAGATTCCCTTAAGAATGGCTAAAAAAGCTCTCTACTGACTAAAAAGGCTCTAATaacgtttgataaaaaaaactcaaaagacACTTCCCAGACAAATAAGCGCTTTCTGGATACAGTGAGGGTTTCTAAATTCTGATTGCTTTTTCAAGAAGCACTtggtttttttcaattaaagttGTGACGTGTTTTtgataaaagcacttttaacaaAAGCACTTACGAGCGAAATCCGAAAACGGCCCTTGTGAAATCTCTACCAGCATATTTTCCGGTAGTGGTTGATTTCATTTTCTTGGTAGGTTTTGAACAAGTCATGGATTGTTCCAATTTCAGCTTTCTTCGTAGCAATTGGAACGAGGTTGAATTAATGCAAGTCAACAAAGTAATCACCTCCTCGAAGAAATCAGCAtccaattttccatttccttaaCCTTTCGTCCCTTCTTAGGTTATCTTCTTCTCTTGTTCATATCATTTAAAACAACTCAGCAGCTATAAATACTCGTTGGAAGCCAAAAACACACCATACGAAAAACTATGGCCAATTCCTCCGCCATTATCTTTTCCTTGGCCCTCGTCACCGCTCTGATCATCTCCGCTGACGCAGGCGGCGATCACAGGGTGAGCTGGGTTCCGCTGAGACCCCGCTGCGAGGGTTCGGTAGCAGAGTGCATGGATGATCATGATGATGAGTTTGGCATGGACTCAGAGATCAGCAGGCGCATCTTGGCCACCTCACAGTACATAAGCTATGGAGCTCTGCAGAGAAACACTGTGCCTTGCTCTCACAGAGGTGCTTCCTACTACAACTGCAAGTCGGGTGCTCAAAGCAACCCCTACAAACGCGGATGCAGTTCTATTGCCCGTTGCCGGAGTTGATCACCGGTGTAGCTGTTTTATGTTATGGATTTAAGTAACAGATCATGCTGTGAATTGTAATGCTCATACTATTGCTTTATCTTTCTGTTTTTATCCCGACAATACTGTAGTCAAAATTTTCTTGATCAACCTTGTTATTTAACTTAACAATCTATCCTAAACCCGGGAGTATCTGGCTAGAGCAGTGTTCGAGTCGTCCTACTTGTGTATGCCTGGATTAACCAGAGCCCACTCGGTTGGGGCTATTCTGAAAGGTGAGTCCCTGCACGAAGAAGTCTGACCTGTTCGAGTCGTCCTACTTGTGTAAACGAGTTCCAGAATCATCGTTCTAGGACATTCCCGACTAGTATAATTTTATGAAATATAAAGATGCTACGGAATGTCAAAGTTTTCCCAGCAGCCAAAcattcaaaaaataaacaaacagcAATGAACTGTTAAATTCTGAAGAACAAGGCATGATAAGACATCATCTCATATTAATGACTTTCAAAAGATAGACCGTGAACAACATTAGCTACAAGAGCACACTGAGTGTTTATAATCTCATAGAAACATCAGCTTCAATCGATCAAGCACAAATACACAACCGCAGACAAAGAAAAGATATCACAAAAACCGAAAACCTTATCGAATGTAGCACTATGTTTATCAGCAagaacatgaattgtaactaggCAGAACCTTCATCTTGCTTCACTTCATCTGATGCTGGCTTGGACTGCTGCATTGGAGACGGAGAGCCCTCCATTCCCATCTCTGTTTTTAGGTCGTTGATGCTGCTCTCCAATTCATTTATGCGAGAGCCCATCTCGTCAAGTGATCATAGTTAAGGAAACATAGCAGATATTTCACTGATAGCACACAGATAGTAAGGTTTCAAACCCGTCAAGATCCAACTATCAAAACTTGCAGGCAAAACCAGAAACCAAATGAAAACCGAAAATCAAAAAGTATACACAGACTAATTCCTTCAACCTAATCAGACATACTCGCAGTTGTGGCTATAGGAGGAATCTATAACTAATTGAGAACCAAATATGACATCACCCTAACGCGGACAGATAAACGCTTTCAAAGTTAAAGAAAACGGGAAAAGGATATTCTTCGTAACAATGGAGTCGGACATTGTTTGGAACCTAGATTGCTGCAAACAGAAATTTTATCACTAACAGTCAGTTATTTGATTCAACCAACATCACCTCAACTCGAGAAAAACTCACCATTTGTTGAAGAAGATTTTGCACCTGCGAAAAACAGACACCGAAAAATCATTACCAACACAAAAATTCTTGTAAAAATGATCCAATAATCTCAAAATCCTACATTTTTCGAACAAAAATCGAAACTCAGAAAGCTATGAGAACAATTAGGCACTCACAAAAGCAGACATGTCGGCAGTGCTCTGCTTCGGATCCTCCGAATCATGCCCGTCCTGCAGAGAAAAACAAATTCAGAGCAAAACACAGCCAAAGTGCTCCACGGAGTGGGCCTAACGACATGTCGTACCAGCAACAATCGCCCAAACCGACGTACATTTGGGCGAATTGCAACGATCagacagaaagaaagaagctttTGCGGTAATATCAAAAGCAAACGAATTTGGGCATTCACGTTGTAgctagaaaattcaaaattttgaattgaatCGAATCGGAGTTGAAAAATTCAGGAACCCTAACGGAAAAACTAGACGAAATTGGACGTTTTATTTCCACAAAAATAACGAAATAAAGAACGAAGATTTGAAATTACCATTCTCTGCAACTTTTGGAAGTGCTCTTCTTGCTCCTTCTTCCGTCCGTACAGTAGCTGCAATGGCGATGCGTTGGGGCCTTTGGGTGCGGTGTGGCCTCTGGTTTATAGTTCCGGTGATTCGTTTGGACACGAAATTACTGCTATGCCCCTCCTtttgaattcaaaatttcattttctggacCAAGGTGATGGTGGGCATTTTTGGAAAGTCAATGACTTGGAAGTTGAGAAGCTGAGCGCCACtggaatttcaaattttttattatcgtcacaaataaattaatacatTTAACGGTAATAAATAAGTACATTTTAAATTAGAGagttagaaaaaataaaaagttaaaaatctaTCACAATAAAGCGTTAATAGTATGTCTACTTAAGTCAAATTGGATGTTGGATTATTCCGattattaattttcatgcatattgAAACCATTTCAATTCCTTCTTCCCATGTTCTTACTATCAAATATGAAAGAGAAAATGCTAACTCCAGTCTCTCAAAGTAAAACTCTCCACAGACCTTTTGTCACCCCTCATGTTTTTGACACAATGTTTTGTAATATTAATATGAGAATTAACATTAAACTGTAAAATGGCAGAAAGTCTATCGAAGGTTTCACCTTAAGGGAGtcccctttgcatttctcaATATGAAATCAAGACAGTTGTCGGTTTCTAAGTGTTTTCTGACACCGAATAAATAGAGATAAAGAGAAAAGATCTCGAGTCCCTACATATACCATCTGTGCATTTAGACAAATCTTGGCCATTGATAAAAGTTAAGATTCCACCATGAAACCAATTGGCACTATGAGAAGTATCCCAACTTTAAACAATGCAAGGTCTCTTGTCCTATCAATATAGAATTCATTCTAAACACACGCCCCTCATGTGTGGTAAATTTTCAAACCTTACACATAAACAACACAATAGATGACATGGAGCGAGTTTGACCGTTTAACTTCACACTTGGGACAACCTACTCTGATTTCATTAAGAAAGTTTGTCAAAATTTGACCGAGAAGTAATACTAGATCAAGAGCTAGTTTATCAATTGTGTAATGCTTTCAAATTCCAGAAAAATTATAAGCTAAACATCGGGAACTGGCTGTCTTCTAACATCATCCATCAACTCAAAAGGATTCCGACCCGGACTATGTTCTCAAAAAGAGCACTATTCGAATTGTATAAATGATAACTGATACACACTGGAACAACAATCTCAAGAGAAGAAACAAAACCCTGATGCTTTTTCCAAGAGAAGAAGCAAAACCTCTACATTAGCAGATCTATATCGTCTGTGTAAGCGTTGTTTATGAAGATCCAGTAAATGCAGCATcatttatctttgttttcagGCGATGCTTTGTTGTCCACAAAAGGATATTCAGACGGGGCAGACCATAGACCGACCAGTATTACTATGTGGAGAAAAAAAAGCATCGCCGATGAGTACAGGTTTGAAGGAAAGACGTTCCAGCAAAACTCCATGCCGATAAACAACAATATGCTGTCCAGAATAAAGAAGTTCAATCAACAAAACGGATCAAAGTAGTAATCATACGTAATTAGTGAAGACTACGTAGCCTAAGGATTCAATGATAAAACAGCCTACCGTAGTACTGTGGGAAAAGGCGTTTTCCACAATAGATATGGTAAGCTATGGAAATACCTGCAATCAGACACATAAAGAACATTGAGTGCTATGAACAAAAGTTAGTGAATAATGTATTGAACTGCGCTAGGTGACCACCATAAAAAGAAACCCCTGTAATTCTAAAGTAGCAGGCAGATTAGCACAGGTCATGCATTGACATCGGGATCAAAGAAAATAGGTGCATTTAGGCGATCAGCTTTCTTAAAGATCCTATATTGTAAATTAGCTACCATGCATTTCTAAGTAGAGCGCTCCGGCTACAAGTTATGATTTATACAGAATATCATCCAGCAAAACTTACCACGAGTAGAACTGATAATGCAATGATCGAGCACATACAATGCCGACGAAATTCCCAACAAACATAGTCGTCACAATATCTGAAATCACCATGCCCACATTAGTATCAGTTAAAAGGAAAAGTAGTAAGGAAAAAACCTTATTACAGAGGCCTGCTACTTACATTCTTTCCTAAGGACCCTGTTGGATGAATGGATATTGAAGGACTTCTTCAAAGGGAATGAACTTGTAAGagcaaatttgagttttataggATCAAGTCTAGAATACAAAAATTTGAAGAGTCCACCTTCATGCCTGCACAAGACGATTACCAAAACATATTCAGcaaaaatacataattatttGGCCATCTATAAATACCAATCACTTGTCAAGATACTAGAGGAATGCATGTTACTGTAGACAAGAGTATTTTAGTGCCAGTAGAGTGGTATCAGGAGGTTGTGATTGTCAAATGTGGAAATATGTCGAGATCAGGACAAATGTTTTCTTTTGGTGGGAACAACATTCATAACTTCAACTTTATAACTTCCTAACAAAATTTTACCTTGCCATAAAAATAGAATGATCCATACACCTAACACATTCTCCACGCCACTTCCCCAACAACGCTTATCAAAAAGAATTATACAGTTATACTTACATGCACCATCTATAATGAGCAAAAGCAGTGAGTAAACCAAGGTGAGCAATCAGCAAAGAGATTGCAAATGCCTTCGATACAAATATTGGCTCAGGAACAAACTTGAAATTAACAGACCTGAAAAGAATTGCATGTTATTTTTCAACAACAAAGTGCACTAATGAAAGGaatttcaaatgaaaaatagaCCATGTATTGCTGAATAAGCACAGAAATTCGAAAGGAAATTTTCTCTTAAAGATCATAAATTATTGTTCAAAGAATGTACCAGAAGTGAATAAAAACTCGACCGAGATTAAAGGCTCTTGAGATGTATGCAAACGGATGAGACATGATGAAAGGCATCCCCAACAGTATCTGCAGAACCATACCATTCAGCAAATAGCTGTCAACAAATGAACACCTGACAGGATAATGCTCTTGAAATGAGGATCTTGAAGTTTAGCTCACCTAATGATGTTGGAATAAAACACATACAGTCAACTTCTGCACTACCAGAGTTGCTTACTCTGAATTCTAAAAACggttaaagaaaaataatagaatgTACATCACGGCTGCAAGGTTAAATCAAATGAAAGCTTACAAGTGTATGCAAACATTAGTCCGTTGAAAACAAAAGGAAGAGGTAAGCACCTGTACAAGTGCCGCACCAGCTAAAGCTGATATCACTCTACCGATACTCATAGCCTGTAAAAGATGTGTTGCTGGTTGAGAAATTTTAGCAAATAACTCATGCACGAATCTTATAGAAATGTAATTAATATTACCTTTAACATGAGGAGTAGTAGAGGTGGAGCATAGAGAAGCACATTCATCTTTATGGAAACAGCTCCACTTGACAGATCACAAAAGGCAAAATTAAACAATCATCGTTTATCTTCACAAAAGTTCATCAAGGATGTAAGAATGCTACCTGAAAATGATCAGTCCTAGATGCCACTTTTGGTAAAGAAGTGAGGCCAACGAAGCATACAGGAGCATCATGGCCAAACAGTCATTAAAAAGACGAAGCACAAAAATAGAATGAA is a genomic window containing:
- the LOC137715620 gene encoding dol-P-Man:Man(5)GlcNAc(2)-PP-Dol alpha-1,3-mannosyltransferase-like — its product is MAGRSTASTRPKPPQRRRISKSSNPKFLKDPKLLFSSALLLCDAILVALIIAYVPYTKIDWDAYMSQVSGFLGGERDYANLKGDTGPLVYPAGFLYFYSAIQYVTGGQVHPAQILFGILYIINLGIILFIYGKTDVVPWWALILLCLSKRVHSIFVLRLFNDCLAMMLLYASLASLLYQKWHLGLIIFSGAVSIKMNVLLYAPPLLLLMLKAMSIGRVISALAGAALVQILLGMPFIMSHPFAYISRAFNLGRVFIHFWSVNFKFVPEPIFVSKAFAISLLIAHLGLLTAFAHYRWCMHEGGLFKFLYSRLDPIKLKFALTSSFPLKKSFNIHSSNRVLRKEYIVTTMFVGNFVGIVCARSLHYQFYSWYFHSLPYLLWKTPFPTVLRILLFIGMEFCWNVFPSNLYSSAMLFFLHIVILVGLWSAPSEYPFVDNKASPENKDK
- the LOC137715910 gene encoding heat shock factor-binding protein-like, with protein sequence MDGHDSEDPKQSTADMSAFVQNLLQQMQSRFQTMSDSIVTKIDEMGSRINELESSINDLKTEMGMEGSPSPMQQSKPASDEVKQDEGSA
- the LOC137714145 gene encoding protein RALF-like 33, translating into MANSSAIIFSLALVTALIISADAGGDHRVSWVPLRPRCEGSVAECMDDHDDEFGMDSEISRRILATSQYISYGALQRNTVPCSHRGASYYNCKSGAQSNPYKRGCSSIARCRS